The proteins below are encoded in one region of Coffea arabica cultivar ET-39 chromosome 4c, Coffea Arabica ET-39 HiFi, whole genome shotgun sequence:
- the LOC113689231 gene encoding small ribosomal subunit protein eS4-like, translating into MSQWPANQTRSFRDEEAKFKLCKVRSVQFGQKGIPYLNTYDGRTIRYPDPLIKANDTIKLDLENNKITEFIKFDVGNVVMVTGGSNRGWVGVIKNREKHKSSFETIHVQDATGHEFATRLGNVFIIGKGAKPWVSLPKGKGIKLSVIEEQRKRIAAQPATTA; encoded by the exons ATGTCACAAT GGCCAGCTAATCAAACCAGAAGTTTCAGGGATGAGGAGGCAAAGTTTAAGCTGTGTAAGGTTCGATCAGTACAGTTTGGACAGAAGGGCATTCCATACCTGAATACCTATGATGGTCGTACCATTCGTTACCCAGACCCACTCATCAAGGCCAATGACACCATCAAACTTGACCTGGAGAACAACAAGATTACTGAATTCATCAAGTTTGATGTTGGGAATGTTGTCATGGTGACTGGGGGAAGCAACAGAGGTTGGGTTGGAGTAATCAAGAATAGAGAGAAACATAAGAGTAGCTTTGAGACCATCCATGTCCAAGATGCCACAGGTCACGAGTTTGCTACTCGTCTTGGTAATGTCTTCATCATTGGAAAAGGTGCAAAGCCCTGGGTGTCTCTTCCAAAGGGCAAAGGTATCAAGTTGTCAGTTATagaggaacaaaggaaaaggaTTGCTGCCCAGCCGGCTACTACTGCCTAA